Proteins encoded within one genomic window of Humulus lupulus chromosome 1, drHumLupu1.1, whole genome shotgun sequence:
- the LOC133800062 gene encoding uncharacterized protein LOC133800062 — protein MKPPVVVSGTVLTEPNCRSRLCSLVILACLLCGAYFIGSAFIENQYRERLARWKFSYGLHNTRPDCRDHCFPLETVALPKGIIAKTSNLQMQPLWGSTMNSKGSKLPLSLLAIAVGINQKEVVNKIVKKFPSSDFVVMLFHYDGFVDEWTDLAWSDQAIHVSAVNQTKWWFAKRFLHPDIVAEYRYIFLWDEDLGVENFNPKRYISIVQNEGLEISQPALDTVKSAVYHPITARQRGSKVHRRYYKFKGSGRCDDSSSSPPCVGWVEMMAPVFSQAAWRCVWHMIQNDLIHAWGLDIQLGYCSQGDRLKKVGVVDAEYVVHLALPTLGVSNTHKAKSGLKKVDNRGKVRMQSSVEMKIFKDRWDNAVKEDSCWVDPYQLSANQSSH, from the exons GGTACTGTACTCACGGAACCAAATTGTAGGTCACGCTTGTGCAGTCTTGTCATTTTGGCTTGTTTGCTTTGCGGTGCCTACTTTATTGGCAGTGCTTTCATTGAAAATCAATACAGAGAA AGATTGGCACGATGGAAATTTAGTTATGGATTGCATAATACTAGACCAGATTGTCGG GATCACTGTTTTCCTTTGGAAACTGTTGCACTACCGAAAGGAATTATTGCCAAAACTTCGAACTTGCAAATGCAACCTTTGTGGGGCTCTACTATGAACAGT AAAGGCTCAAAGCTTCCATTGAGCTTGCTGGCCATTGCTGTTGGAATTAATCAGAAAGAAGTAGTGAACAAAATTGTTAAAAAG TTTCCATCCAGTGATTTTGTGGTGATGCTCTTTCACTATGATGGTTTCGTGGATGAGTGGACGGATTTAGCATGGAGTGATCAAGCGATACATGTGTCTGCAGTGAATCAGACAAAATG GTGGTTTGCCAAACGTTTCTTGCATCCAGATATAGTTGCCGAGTATAGATATATATTTCTCTGGGATGAGGATCTTGGGGTAGAGAATTTTAACCCAAAACG ATATATATCTATTGTTCAAAATGAAGGACTCGAAATATCACAGCCAGCACTTGATACTGTTAAGTCAGCAGTGTATCATCCAATTACTGCCCGACAGAGGGGATCAAAAGTGCACAG AAGGTATTATAAATTTAAAGGCAGTGGAAGGTGTGATGACAGCAGTTCTTCTCCTCCATGTGTTGG TTGGGTCGAAATGATGGCACCTGTTTTTTCTCAGGCGGCTTGGCGGTGTGTATGGCATATGATACAG AATGACTTGATCCATGCATGGGGCCTAGATATCCAACTCGGCTATTGTTCACAG GGTGATCGATTGAAAAAAGTTGGTGTGGTTGATGCTGAATATGTGGTTCATCTGGCCCTTCCAACCCTTGGTGTATCAAATACCCATAAG GCTAAATCTGGCTTGAAAAAGGTCGATAACAGAGGcaag GTCAGGATGCAATCTTCTGTTGAAATGAAGATCTTCAAGGACAGATGGGACAATGCGGTTAAGGAGGATAGTTGTTGGGTCGATCCATATCAGTTGTCAGCAAACCAAAGTAGTCATTAA